One window of Desulfarculus baarsii DSM 2075 genomic DNA carries:
- a CDS encoding acyl-CoA dehydrogenase — protein MGVNHFNRDPRDTQFLLHEHLGVAKLLAYEPFADFSVEHIDQVMAQAHQVANQCLGPAMQDGDREGCQFQAGEVKVPSAFHDCWRALRQGGWLAMANDRRWGGLGLPAVVSGLANEYFFGANMALNMYPLLTSGNARLIEAFGTEADRELFVPRMYSGQWAGTMCLTEPLAGSDVGWLETSATPDPDSPDKRVYKIKGRKRFISAGNHDLTENIIHLLLARIEGAPHGTKGISLFIVPKIWVEPDGALGRPNDVVCTGIEHKMGIHGSATCALHFGGSDQCRGILLGEPHTGMAKMFQMMNEARVGTGLMGLALSASAYDAARTWAKRRVQGPPFTDRRGQRVKIINHEDVRRMLLNMKAGTEAMRALIAKTYYLMDVARFEPDAAARQKAAGLVELYTPLVKAYCTDFGFSLTREALQVFGGAGYCNGFPAEQYVRDCKILSIWEGTNYIQSLDLVGRKLGLEGGAVFQGALADIQTFCADNAGDADFGKCFSLLSRAVGVVGFMAGGFLNYLGDGRIGFIPLNATAFLECLAEVVMASLSLEQALVARRKLATVDPASADGLFYRGKMHGARFFCQRVLPAVFARQIAFEQEDASALEIPEACF, from the coding sequence ATGGGCGTCAATCATTTCAACCGCGACCCCCGCGACACACAGTTTCTCCTCCACGAGCATCTGGGGGTGGCCAAGCTTTTGGCCTACGAGCCCTTTGCCGATTTTTCGGTGGAGCACATCGACCAGGTGATGGCCCAGGCTCATCAGGTGGCCAACCAGTGCCTGGGCCCGGCCATGCAGGATGGCGATCGGGAAGGCTGCCAGTTTCAGGCTGGCGAGGTCAAGGTTCCGTCGGCTTTTCACGATTGCTGGCGGGCCCTGCGCCAGGGCGGCTGGCTGGCCATGGCCAACGATCGTCGCTGGGGCGGCCTGGGCCTGCCGGCGGTGGTCTCGGGCCTGGCCAACGAATATTTCTTTGGCGCCAACATGGCCCTGAACATGTACCCCCTGCTGACTTCGGGCAACGCCAGGCTGATCGAGGCCTTTGGAACCGAGGCCGACCGCGAGCTGTTCGTGCCCCGCATGTATTCCGGCCAATGGGCCGGCACCATGTGCCTGACCGAGCCCCTGGCCGGCTCGGACGTGGGCTGGCTGGAGACCAGCGCCACGCCCGACCCCGACTCGCCCGATAAGCGCGTCTACAAGATCAAGGGCCGCAAGCGTTTCATCTCGGCCGGCAATCACGACCTGACCGAAAACATCATCCACCTGCTGCTGGCCCGCATCGAGGGCGCGCCCCACGGCACCAAGGGCATCAGCCTGTTCATCGTGCCCAAGATCTGGGTCGAGCCCGACGGCGCTCTGGGCCGGCCCAACGACGTGGTCTGCACCGGCATCGAGCACAAGATGGGCATTCACGGCTCGGCCACCTGCGCGCTGCATTTCGGCGGGTCCGACCAATGCCGGGGCATCTTGCTGGGCGAGCCGCACACGGGCATGGCCAAGATGTTCCAGATGATGAACGAGGCCAGGGTAGGCACGGGCCTGATGGGCCTGGCCTTGTCGGCCTCGGCCTACGACGCCGCCCGGACCTGGGCCAAGCGCCGCGTGCAAGGCCCGCCTTTCACCGATCGCCGGGGCCAGCGGGTCAAGATAATCAACCACGAAGACGTGCGCCGCATGCTTTTGAACATGAAGGCCGGCACCGAAGCCATGCGGGCGCTGATCGCCAAGACTTATTATCTGATGGACGTGGCCCGCTTCGAGCCCGACGCGGCCGCGCGGCAAAAGGCCGCCGGCTTGGTCGAGCTTTACACGCCTCTGGTCAAGGCCTATTGCACCGACTTCGGCTTTTCGCTCACCCGCGAGGCCTTGCAGGTCTTTGGCGGGGCGGGCTATTGCAACGGCTTCCCGGCCGAGCAGTACGTGCGCGATTGCAAGATTCTGTCCATCTGGGAGGGCACCAACTATATCCAGAGCCTGGACCTGGTCGGCCGCAAGCTGGGTCTGGAGGGCGGGGCGGTGTTTCAGGGGGCGCTGGCCGACATCCAGACATTCTGCGCCGACAACGCCGGCGACGCCGACTTTGGCAAATGCTTTTCGCTGCTGAGCCGGGCCGTGGGCGTGGTGGGCTTCATGGCCGGCGGCTTCCTGAACTATCTGGGCGACGGTCGCATCGGCTTCATACCGCTTAACGCCACGGCCTTTTTGGAGTGCCTGGCCGAGGTGGTCATGGCCTCGCTCTCGCTGGAGCAGGCGCTCGTGGCCCGGCGCAAGCTGGCCACCGTCGATCCGGCCTCGGCCGACGGCCTGTTTTATCGGGGCAAGATGCACGGGGCCAGGTTCTTCTGCCAGCGGGTCTTGCCGGCGGTGTTCGCCCGCCAGATCGCCTTCGAGCAAGAGGACGCCTCGGCCCTGGAGATCCCCGAGGCCTGCTTCTGA
- a CDS encoding FkbM family methyltransferase yields MTRKIFKLLYKLGLLRRFEQIDAIHYLKRLARGKHPADGGYFSERDALQFTPGPALKRTSFRGASVFFRCEMTYPLEWKILQSGYFDRDVLELVADLARPGLAIADVGGNVGGLAIPWALALPEVEVHSFEPNPLALARLRHNLALNPEAKVHVVEKAVGERPGTLEFHAFDGQYLGDSSFVQPPKIDHPGRVMAVEVITLDDYFEGRRIEPGVIKLDIQGYEAQALAGAARLLSRARPYVVFEHEDQNFPQASQAARAKQVLADIFAEHHYDVYYITRFSRDLLLPVDWQRPLAGNLLALPL; encoded by the coding sequence ATGACGCGCAAGATTTTCAAGTTGCTGTACAAGCTTGGGCTGCTGCGGCGTTTCGAGCAGATCGACGCCATACATTATTTGAAGCGCCTGGCCCGCGGCAAGCACCCGGCCGACGGCGGCTATTTTTCGGAGAGGGACGCCCTACAGTTCACGCCCGGGCCGGCCCTGAAGCGGACCAGCTTTCGCGGTGCCTCGGTCTTTTTTCGCTGCGAGATGACCTACCCCCTGGAATGGAAAATCCTGCAAAGCGGCTATTTCGACCGCGACGTGCTGGAGTTGGTGGCCGACCTGGCCCGCCCCGGCCTGGCCATCGCCGACGTGGGCGGCAACGTCGGCGGCCTGGCCATCCCCTGGGCCCTGGCCCTGCCGGAGGTGGAGGTCCACTCTTTCGAGCCCAATCCCCTGGCCTTGGCGCGCTTGCGCCACAACCTGGCCCTCAACCCCGAGGCCAAGGTCCACGTGGTGGAAAAGGCCGTGGGCGAGCGCCCCGGAACGCTGGAGTTTCACGCCTTTGACGGCCAATATCTGGGCGATTCGTCGTTCGTCCAGCCGCCCAAGATCGATCATCCCGGCCGGGTCATGGCCGTGGAGGTGATCACCCTCGACGACTACTTCGAAGGCCGGCGGATTGAGCCCGGCGTGATCAAGCTCGACATCCAGGGCTACGAGGCCCAGGCCCTGGCCGGGGCCGCTCGCCTGCTTTCCCGGGCCCGGCCCTATGTTGTCTTCGAGCACGAGGACCAGAACTTCCCCCAGGCCAGTCAGGCCGCGCGGGCCAAGCAAGTCCTGGCCGATATTTTCGCCGAGCACCACTACGATGTTTATTACATCACCCGCTTCAGCCGCGACCTGTTGTTGCCGGTCGATTGGCAAAGGCCTCTGGCCGGCAACCTGCTGGCCCTGCCTCTTTGA
- a CDS encoding CBS and ACT domain-containing protein: protein MKIKHWMSPNPITVSEDTQVTAAHKIMAENRVRRLPVVDGEGRLKGLITLRNIIAASPSAAEALSRHEMNALMAKLKVGHIMVKNPETVSPEDSVMDVVRDGHVRGIGAFPVVEDGKLVGIVTETEIFRAMLHIFGAHQGNSIVVIENVDLENSLGEVSKIAALVEEIGVPVEAVFSLRQRRGVGHRVYLRAQAPDPAPVAARLAKAGYKVAK from the coding sequence ATGAAGATCAAGCACTGGATGAGCCCCAACCCCATCACCGTCAGCGAGGACACCCAGGTCACCGCCGCCCACAAGATCATGGCCGAAAACCGCGTGCGCCGCCTGCCGGTGGTCGACGGCGAGGGCCGCCTCAAGGGCCTGATCACCCTGCGCAACATCATCGCCGCCTCGCCCTCGGCGGCCGAGGCCCTCAGCCGCCATGAGATGAACGCCCTGATGGCCAAGCTCAAGGTCGGCCACATCATGGTCAAAAACCCCGAGACCGTCTCGCCCGAGGATTCGGTGATGGACGTGGTGCGCGACGGTCACGTGCGGGGCATCGGGGCCTTTCCGGTGGTGGAGGACGGCAAGTTGGTGGGCATCGTCACCGAGACGGAAATATTTCGGGCGATGCTGCACATCTTTGGCGCGCACCAGGGCAACAGCATCGTGGTCATCGAAAATGTCGATCTGGAAAACAGCCTGGGCGAGGTGAGCAAGATCGCCGCCCTGGTCGAGGAGATCGGCGTGCCGGTGGAGGCGGTCTTCAGCCTGCGCCAACGCCGGGGCGTGGGCCACCGCGTCTATCTGCGGGCCCAGGCGCCAGACCCGGCCCCGGTGGCGGCCAGGCTGGCCAAGGCCGGCTACAAGGTGGCCAAGTAG
- a CDS encoding cytochrome ubiquinol oxidase subunit I — protein MDVLMLSRLQFAAATFFHFLFVPLTLGLSILVAIMETIYVKTGDEQYKRMAKFWGKLFLINFAIGVVTGITLEFQFGTNWSRYSKYVGDIFGSLLAVEATVAFFLESTFIAVWVFGWERLSPKAHVATIWLVAAASNISAYWIIAANAFMQHPVGYVLRNGRAELDDFIAVATQKFAVLQFAHTLSGAYILAGFFVMGICAYHLLRRQNVEFFSRSFRLALNFALIFSVAAAITGDLGGKEVAQVQPSKLAAMESHWQTQESAPIYLITVPRLGGEGNIVEWLPIPGALSLLAFNDFGAKVVGLNDIPPEDRPPVLPTFLGFRLMVGLGALFIALTVWGWLKRKQLVDNPTYLKIMLWSLPLPYLANEAGWMLTEVGRQPWIVWGLMRTSEAFSPIATSQVAISLAAFIVVYGLLGAAAFYLLAKHAKQGPEMAAATAGARKEG, from the coding sequence ATGGACGTGTTGATGCTCTCACGGCTGCAGTTCGCCGCGGCCACGTTTTTCCATTTTCTCTTTGTCCCGCTGACGTTGGGCCTATCGATCCTGGTCGCCATCATGGAGACGATTTACGTCAAAACCGGCGACGAACAATACAAGCGCATGGCCAAGTTCTGGGGCAAGCTGTTTCTGATCAACTTCGCCATCGGCGTGGTGACGGGCATCACGCTGGAGTTTCAGTTCGGCACCAACTGGTCGCGCTACTCCAAATACGTCGGCGACATCTTCGGGTCGCTGTTGGCGGTGGAGGCCACTGTGGCCTTCTTTCTGGAGTCGACCTTCATCGCGGTGTGGGTTTTCGGTTGGGAGCGCCTTTCGCCCAAGGCCCACGTGGCCACCATCTGGCTGGTGGCCGCCGCCTCCAACATCAGCGCCTACTGGATCATCGCGGCCAACGCCTTCATGCAGCATCCGGTGGGCTACGTGCTGCGCAACGGCCGCGCGGAGTTGGACGACTTCATCGCCGTGGCCACGCAGAAATTCGCCGTGCTGCAATTCGCGCACACGCTCAGCGGGGCCTATATCCTGGCCGGATTTTTCGTGATGGGCATCTGCGCCTATCACCTGCTGCGCCGACAAAACGTCGAATTTTTCAGCCGGTCGTTTCGCCTGGCCCTGAATTTCGCGCTGATCTTCAGCGTGGCCGCGGCCATCACCGGCGACCTGGGCGGCAAGGAAGTGGCCCAGGTCCAGCCCTCCAAGCTGGCGGCCATGGAGTCGCACTGGCAGACCCAGGAGTCGGCCCCGATCTATCTGATCACCGTGCCCCGGCTCGGCGGCGAGGGCAACATCGTCGAGTGGCTGCCCATCCCTGGGGCGCTGTCGCTTTTGGCCTTCAACGATTTTGGCGCCAAGGTCGTGGGCCTCAATGACATCCCGCCCGAGGATCGACCGCCGGTGTTGCCCACCTTCCTGGGCTTTAGGCTGATGGTGGGCCTGGGCGCGCTGTTCATCGCCCTGACGGTGTGGGGCTGGCTCAAGCGCAAGCAACTGGTCGACAACCCGACTTATCTGAAGATCATGCTCTGGTCGTTGCCCCTGCCCTATCTGGCCAACGAAGCCGGCTGGATGCTCACCGAGGTCGGTCGCCAGCCATGGATCGTCTGGGGCCTCATGCGCACTTCCGAGGCCTTCAGTCCCATCGCCACCTCCCAGGTGGCCATCAGCCTGGCCGCCTTCATCGTGGTCTACGGGTTGTTGGGCGCGGCGGCGTTTTATCTGTTGGCCAAACACGCCAAGCAAGGGCCGGAGATGGCCGCCGCGACCGCCGGCGCGCGGAAGGAGGGCTAG
- the cydB gene encoding cytochrome d ubiquinol oxidase subunit II, producing MLETIWFVLWGVLWAVYFMLDGFDFGVGTLMPFLAKDENERRVLYNAQGPFWDGNEVWLITAGGVTFAAFPTTYAVMFSSLYSALMLILFALILRGVTFEFRGKAEGTAWRGLWDACHFIGSAAPALLFGVAFANIFAGIPIDADGVYQGTLLTLLNPYGLLGGAFFLVMFMYHGALWLTVKTSGDLERRARTAASGLWVALLLLAVAFLVYTWFATNLYANYLAHPLLWLIPALAVAGLVLSRLSIGSPWKAWGLSCLTVVACTLFGVAGLFPNMLPSSIDPAASLTAFNSSSSPLTLKIMLGVALVMVPVVIVYQAWVYKHFSHKITDDQHLAY from the coding sequence ATGTTGGAGACGATCTGGTTTGTGCTTTGGGGCGTGCTGTGGGCCGTCTACTTCATGCTCGATGGCTTCGACTTCGGCGTGGGGACGCTCATGCCCTTTTTGGCCAAGGACGAAAACGAGCGCCGCGTGCTCTACAACGCCCAAGGGCCGTTCTGGGACGGCAACGAGGTCTGGCTGATCACCGCCGGCGGCGTGACCTTCGCCGCCTTCCCCACCACCTACGCGGTGATGTTCAGCTCGCTCTATTCGGCGCTGATGCTGATCCTGTTCGCCCTGATCCTGCGCGGGGTGACTTTCGAGTTCCGCGGCAAAGCCGAGGGGACCGCTTGGCGCGGGCTGTGGGACGCTTGTCATTTCATCGGCAGCGCCGCGCCGGCGCTGTTGTTCGGCGTGGCCTTCGCCAACATCTTCGCGGGCATTCCCATCGACGCCGATGGCGTCTACCAGGGCACGCTGCTGACGCTGTTGAATCCCTACGGCCTGCTGGGCGGCGCGTTTTTCCTGGTAATGTTCATGTACCACGGGGCACTGTGGCTGACCGTGAAAACATCCGGCGACCTGGAGCGCCGGGCCCGGACGGCGGCCTCGGGCCTGTGGGTGGCGCTTTTGCTGCTGGCCGTGGCCTTTTTAGTCTACACATGGTTCGCCACCAACCTCTACGCCAACTATCTGGCCCATCCGCTGCTGTGGCTGATCCCGGCGCTGGCCGTGGCGGGGCTGGTGCTCTCGCGTCTGAGCATTGGCTCGCCGTGGAAGGCCTGGGGCCTTTCGTGCCTGACGGTGGTCGCCTGCACGCTCTTTGGCGTGGCCGGGCTGTTCCCCAACATGCTGCCCTCCAGCATCGATCCGGCGGCCAGCCTGACGGCGTTCAATTCGTCGTCGAGCCCGCTGACGCTGAAAATCATGCTGGGCGTGGCCCTGGTCATGGTGCCGGTGGTCATCGTCTACCAGGCCTGGGTCTACAAGCATTTTTCCCACAAGATCACCGACGATCAGCATTTGGCCTACTAA